One segment of Pleuronectes platessa chromosome 21, fPlePla1.1, whole genome shotgun sequence DNA contains the following:
- the LOC128427205 gene encoding putative protein TPRXL isoform X2, whose protein sequence is MLTKREGKKLLQTGKELRSTQHQRSLFYNSTITRPDKYYQPPTYKMIKGSIASDGTVSIACDKCCQMNKKGSSGKNVSHGDGMGKQRLGRVITHSQEPRELPMSPVSTSRATPTSHQRRWSADLSKSGSPHVITVRKNKKEPQPPQRRASLSAASDALSRRSSCPHIRILSSASSSSSSSSTSSSCSSPPPIQTSAITGHDPLGWRLRPKSSFTTTQARANRLSLQIPLPVVVPDCKSRTVPNSTPDNSLMQDRPPKIKPPVGAKPSRRRHSDSSAFLRSPARPLPLVTLEVLCSVRLRRVTHSDESDDVFSGGSEVESPVTPQRKIPPPVPEKTFMARRMAKLIAHSAHRCAPVSTKTIEEDINSRVKPKSKQAHQTAKSGLHLDTSSSPRFPGREI, encoded by the exons ATGTTAACAAAGAGAGAGGGTAAGAAATTACTCCAGACTGGAAAAGAACTGAGATCAACACAGCACCAAAG GTCTTTATTTTATAATTCTACAATCACCAGACCTGACAAGTACTACCAACCACCTACTTACAAGATGATTAAAGGCTCCATTGCCTCTGATGGCACTGTTAGCATAGCCTGTGATAAGTGTTGCCAGATGAACAAAAAGGGGTCTAGTGGTAAAAATGTGAGCCATGGAGACGGCATGGGCAAACAAAGGCTGGGACGAGTCATAACTCACAGCCAGGAGCCCAGAGAGCTCCCTATGTCCCCTGTCTCCACCTCCAGGGCCACGCCCACTTCTCATCAGAGGCGGTGGTCAGCTGACCTCAGTAAGAGTGGGAGCCCACATGTCATTACTGTGAGGAAGAACAAGAAAGAACCACAGCCTCCTCAGCGAAGAGCATCTCTTTCTGCAGCGTCTGATGCCTTATCCAGGCGCTCCTCCTGCCCCCACATCAGAATATTGAGCTCagcatcatcttcctcctcctcctcttccaccagctcctcctgctcctctcctccgcccATACAGACCTCCGCCATCACCGGCCACGACCCCCTAGGTTGGAGGTTGCGTCCCAAGTCGAGCTTCACCACCACCCAGGCTCGCGCCAACAGGCTGTCTCTGCAGATCCCCCTCCCTGTCGTCGTCCCAGACTGCAAGTCCAGGACTGTCCCTAACTCTACACCAGATAACTCCCTGATGCAAGACCGCCCCCCGAAAATTAAACCCCCTGTCGGAGCCAAACCATCACGTCGGCGCCACTCGGACTCCTCAGCCTTCCTGAGATCTCCGGCTAGGCCTCTGCCCCTGGTGACACTTGAGGTACTCTGTAGCGTGCGTCTACGCCGGGTCACCCATTCAGACGAGTCCGACGACGTCTTCAGTGGGGGGAGTGAGGTGGAGTCGCCGGTGACCCCTCAGCGAAAAATACCACCACCGGTTCCAGAAAAAACCTTCATGGCCAGACGAATGGCGAAGCTGATTGCTCATTCGGCGCATCGCTGTGCACCTGTTTCCACCAAAACTATAGAGGAAGACATTAACAGCAGAGTGAAGCCTAAATCTAAACAAGCACATCAGACTGCGAAATCTG GACTGCATCTGGACACCAGTTCCTCTCCACGCTTCCCTGGCAGAGAAATCTGA
- the LOC128427205 gene encoding putative protein TPRXL isoform X1: MLTKREGKKLLQTGKELRSTQHQRSLFYNSTITRPDKYYQPPTYKMIKGSIASDGTVSIACDKCCQMNKKGSSGKNVSHGDGMGKQRLGRVITHSQEPRELPMSPVSTSRATPTSHQRRWSADLSKSGSPHVITVRKNKKEPQPPQRRASLSAASDALSRRSSCPHIRILSSASSSSSSSSTSSSCSSPPPIQTSAITGHDPLGWRLRPKSSFTTTQARANRLSLQIPLPVVVPDCKSRTVPNSTPDNSLMQDRPPKIKPPVGAKPSRRRHSDSSAFLRSPARPLPLVTLEVLCSVRLRRVTHSDESDDVFSGGSEVESPVTPQRKIPPPVPEKTFMARRMAKLIAHSAHRCAPVSTKTIEEDINSRVKPKSKQAHQTAKSAGLHLDTSSSPRFPGREI; encoded by the exons ATGTTAACAAAGAGAGAGGGTAAGAAATTACTCCAGACTGGAAAAGAACTGAGATCAACACAGCACCAAAG GTCTTTATTTTATAATTCTACAATCACCAGACCTGACAAGTACTACCAACCACCTACTTACAAGATGATTAAAGGCTCCATTGCCTCTGATGGCACTGTTAGCATAGCCTGTGATAAGTGTTGCCAGATGAACAAAAAGGGGTCTAGTGGTAAAAATGTGAGCCATGGAGACGGCATGGGCAAACAAAGGCTGGGACGAGTCATAACTCACAGCCAGGAGCCCAGAGAGCTCCCTATGTCCCCTGTCTCCACCTCCAGGGCCACGCCCACTTCTCATCAGAGGCGGTGGTCAGCTGACCTCAGTAAGAGTGGGAGCCCACATGTCATTACTGTGAGGAAGAACAAGAAAGAACCACAGCCTCCTCAGCGAAGAGCATCTCTTTCTGCAGCGTCTGATGCCTTATCCAGGCGCTCCTCCTGCCCCCACATCAGAATATTGAGCTCagcatcatcttcctcctcctcctcttccaccagctcctcctgctcctctcctccgcccATACAGACCTCCGCCATCACCGGCCACGACCCCCTAGGTTGGAGGTTGCGTCCCAAGTCGAGCTTCACCACCACCCAGGCTCGCGCCAACAGGCTGTCTCTGCAGATCCCCCTCCCTGTCGTCGTCCCAGACTGCAAGTCCAGGACTGTCCCTAACTCTACACCAGATAACTCCCTGATGCAAGACCGCCCCCCGAAAATTAAACCCCCTGTCGGAGCCAAACCATCACGTCGGCGCCACTCGGACTCCTCAGCCTTCCTGAGATCTCCGGCTAGGCCTCTGCCCCTGGTGACACTTGAGGTACTCTGTAGCGTGCGTCTACGCCGGGTCACCCATTCAGACGAGTCCGACGACGTCTTCAGTGGGGGGAGTGAGGTGGAGTCGCCGGTGACCCCTCAGCGAAAAATACCACCACCGGTTCCAGAAAAAACCTTCATGGCCAGACGAATGGCGAAGCTGATTGCTCATTCGGCGCATCGCTGTGCACCTGTTTCCACCAAAACTATAGAGGAAGACATTAACAGCAGAGTGAAGCCTAAATCTAAACAAGCACATCAGACTGCGAAATCTG CAGGACTGCATCTGGACACCAGTTCCTCTCCACGCTTCCCTGGCAGAGAAATCTGA